Proteins from a genomic interval of Zingiber officinale cultivar Zhangliang chromosome 1B, Zo_v1.1, whole genome shotgun sequence:
- the LOC122056537 gene encoding indole-3-acetic acid-induced protein ARG7-like, translated as MDKCNKIRHIVRLRQMLRRWRQRASVSSSSPPPDVPAGHVAVCVGRMARRFVVRASHLNHPVLRQLLHQAEEEYGFPSGRTGPVALPCVDEALFEHLLRHISSSRFRNCSLEDFEIMLSFIGGDLCQFSGDLRPLLRGHRHAEKTVH; from the exons atggacaaATGCAACAAGATCCGCCACATAGTTCGCCTCCGGCAGATGCTACGCCGGTGGAGGCAGCGGGCGTCGGTCTCCTCTTCCTCTCCGCCACCGGACGTCCCGGCAGGGCATGTGGCGGTGTGCGTGGGGCGCATGGCGCGGCGCTTCGTCGTGCGCGCGTCGCACCTCAACCACCCAGTTCTCCGGCAGCTCCTCCACCAGGCCGAGGAGGAATACGGCTTCCCATCCGGCCGGACCGGCCCCGTCGCCCTCCCCTGCGTTGACGAGGCCCTCTTCGAGCATCTCCTCCGTCACATCTCTTCTTCCAGGTTCCGGAATTGTAGCCTCGAGGACTTCGAGATCATGCTTTCTTTTATAGGCGGCGACCTCTGCCAGTTCTCTGGCGACCTGCGGCCCCTGCTTCGAGGCCACCGCCACGCCGAGAAGACG GTTCATTAG